Genomic window (Dehalobacter sp. 12DCB1):
ATCCCCAGACCCAGGGATGCAGTAATAAAAAACAATGTTAAACCATATAGTTCCAACAGATTTCCTTTGATCGGTACTCCAAACACCAGGACCCCGACCAGTAGTGCAACGGTAATCTGAATATAGCCCAGAAAGATGTAAGGAATGATTTTTCCGATCATCAGCTCAAATGACTTGATCGGCGTGACGATAAGCTGCTCGAGCGTTCCCTTTTCCCTCTCCCGGACCAGGGACATCGATGTCATCATCACCATGGAAAGTGTCACAACAATTCCCAGAATCCCGGGCACCATATAATAAGCAGTGATTCCATCCGGATTATACCAGGCCCGTACTCGGATGTCGTACGGCGGATTGGTCAGATCGATATTCAATTTCTGGGTAATGATTTCCTGTGATTTCAGCAGGCCGATGGAATTAGCTGTCGCCATAGCCTGGTTCGCAACCATATTATCGCTCGCATCGACAATCACCTGGACAGAGGCGGATTCGCCCTTTTGCACATTATTAGCAAAACCGGGCGGAAAAACGATTCCGACCTTTGCCTTGCCGCTGTCTATCATATCATTCACTTCCTGAAAACTGTTGGCCGCATAAAGGACGTCATAATACCCCGAAGCGCTGAAAGCCTCCAGTAAATCTCTACTCTCCCCGCTTAGGGACTGATCAAATACCACCGTTGGAATATGTTTGACTTCCGTTTGGATCGCATAACCAAAAAGAAGCAGCTGAATAAGAGGAAGCATAAACACCAGTCCCAGCGTCAGCCTATCTCTGCGAATATGCAGGAATTCCTTATAAAGAACAGCCTGAA
Coding sequences:
- a CDS encoding ABC transporter permease, which encodes MGRIQAVLYKEFLHIRRDRLTLGLVFMLPLIQLLLFGYAIQTEVKHIPTVVFDQSLSGESRDLLEAFSASGYYDVLYAANSFQEVNDMIDSGKAKVGIVFPPGFANNVQKGESASVQVIVDASDNMVANQAMATANSIGLLKSQEIITQKLNIDLTNPPYDIRVRAWYNPDGITAYYMVPGILGIVVTLSMVMMTSMSLVREREKGTLEQLIVTPIKSFELMIGKIIPYIFLGYIQITVALLVGVLVFGVPIKGNLLELYGLTLFFITASLGLGIMISNIARNQMQAFQMSFFIMLPSIMLSGFLFPRDAMPRIIYYLSDVIPLTYYLDIIRGIVLKGIGFSYLVSQVICLILFSVLFLTISILKFKKKIV